In Deinococcus psychrotolerans, the genomic window CTTGGCCAAAAAAGTGGCGATGGGACTGCTCTCACGGGTGGGCATCAACAGTTCGATCAAGCTGCCGCCGATCTCGAAGGCCCGCACCCGCACGCCCTGTCCCGGTACGTCTTCGTCTGGCCCTTCTGGGTGCAAGTTGAGCGCCAAGTAAGCCGCGCTCCCGCTGTCTAAGTCGGGCGTGGCCACCGCGATGTGGTCTAAAGTCAGGCCGCTGAGATAAGGAGCGGCGAGGGCGCTTGAAGCAGTCATCTGAGCAGTTTAGCTGACCTTAGCTCAGCGTCCGGCCTGAGGGCTGCGTCTGACCCAAATACTGAATGGGGGAGCTGGCCGCTTGCCTTTCCCCCGCACGGCGGGTCAAACTGCTGGCGTGCTTGAACAGCCTGAAGCTTCATTGCTGCCGCTCCTGAGCGTCCTCACCGAGCAGCCGCACCCCCTTGGCCGACTGGCCGCGCAACTTAACCTCAGCTTGGCCCAGCTCGGGGAGCAGGCGGGCGAGCTGCAACATCTGGGCGTGCCACTTGAGCGCTCGGCGGCGGGC contains:
- a CDS encoding VOC family protein translates to MTASSALAAPYLSGLTLDHIAVATPDLDSGSAAYLALNLHPEGPDEDVPGQGVRVRAFEIGGSLIELLMPTRESSPIATFLAKRGAGLHHLAFRVSDLAAEMQRLSALGAVFISAEPQAGRAGTRVAFLHPKWSGGTLIELVEHPAERGE